A region of Streptomyces cinnamoneus DNA encodes the following proteins:
- a CDS encoding YciI family protein, giving the protein MPRFMMIVKASEESEAGMMPTKQMIADMSRYNEELAGAGAMLAGDGLHPTSKGARVSYSGGTPVVTEGPFGNTRDLVAGYWIIQVGSMDEALEWARRIPFEEGEVEVRQVFEPSDFPADVLSPEDAAREESLREELRRRQS; this is encoded by the coding sequence ATGCCGCGTTTTATGATGATCGTCAAGGCGAGTGAGGAATCCGAGGCCGGCATGATGCCGACCAAGCAGATGATCGCCGACATGAGCCGGTACAACGAGGAGCTGGCCGGGGCGGGCGCGATGCTCGCCGGTGACGGGCTGCACCCCACCTCCAAGGGGGCGCGCGTGAGCTATTCCGGGGGCACCCCGGTCGTCACGGAAGGGCCCTTCGGGAACACCCGCGACCTGGTCGCCGGCTACTGGATCATCCAGGTCGGCTCCATGGACGAGGCCCTGGAGTGGGCCCGGCGCATCCCCTTCGAGGAGGGCGAGGTCGAGGTCCGGCAGGTCTTCGAGCCCTCCGACTTCCCGGCCGACGTCCTCTCCCCCGAGGACGCGGCCCGCGAGGAGTCGCTGCGCGAAGAACTGCGGCGGCGGCAGAGCTGA
- a CDS encoding ribonucleotide-diphosphate reductase subunit beta, giving the protein MSSTEQKNLLDPGFELTLRPMRYPDFYDRYRDAIKNTWTVEEVDLHSDVADLAKLSPGEQHMIGRLVAFFATGDSIVANNLVLTLYKHINSPEARLYLSRQLFEEAVHVQFYLTLLDTYLPDPEERAAAFDAVENIPSIRDKAQFCFKWINEVEKIDRLETKADRRRFLLNLICFAACIEGLFFYGAFAYVYWFRSRGLLHGLATGTNWVFRDETMHMNFAFEVVDTVRQEEPELFDAELEQQVTDMLKEAVEAELQFGRDLCGEGLPGMNTESMREYLQCVADQRLQRLGFKPVFGSENPFSFMELQNVQELTNFFERRASAYQVAVEGTVAFDDDF; this is encoded by the coding sequence ATGAGCTCCACCGAACAGAAGAACCTGCTGGACCCGGGCTTCGAACTGACCCTGCGTCCCATGCGGTACCCGGACTTCTACGACCGCTACCGCGACGCGATCAAGAACACCTGGACCGTCGAGGAGGTCGACCTCCACTCGGACGTCGCCGACCTCGCCAAGCTCTCCCCGGGTGAGCAGCACATGATCGGCCGCCTCGTCGCGTTCTTCGCGACCGGCGACTCGATCGTGGCCAACAACCTCGTGCTGACGCTGTACAAGCACATCAACTCCCCCGAGGCGCGCCTCTACCTGTCGCGGCAGCTGTTCGAGGAGGCCGTGCACGTCCAGTTCTATCTGACGCTGCTCGACACCTACCTGCCCGACCCGGAGGAGCGCGCGGCGGCCTTCGACGCGGTGGAGAACATCCCCTCCATCCGCGACAAGGCGCAGTTCTGCTTCAAGTGGATCAACGAGGTCGAGAAGATCGACCGGCTGGAGACGAAGGCCGACCGCCGTCGCTTCCTGCTCAACCTGATCTGCTTCGCCGCCTGCATCGAGGGCCTGTTCTTCTACGGCGCCTTCGCCTACGTGTACTGGTTCCGCAGCCGCGGTCTGCTGCACGGCCTGGCGACCGGCACCAACTGGGTGTTCCGCGACGAGACCATGCACATGAACTTCGCGTTCGAGGTCGTGGACACCGTCCGCCAGGAGGAGCCCGAGCTCTTCGACGCCGAGCTCGAGCAGCAGGTCACGGACATGCTGAAGGAGGCCGTCGAGGCGGAGCTGCAGTTCGGCCGCGACCTGTGCGGCGAGGGCCTGCCGGGCATGAACACCGAGTCCATGCGCGAGTACCTCCAGTGCGTGGCCGACCAGCGTCTGCAGCGCCTGGGCTTCAAGCCGGTCTTCGGCTCGGAGAACCCGTTCTCCTTCATGGAGCTGCAGAACGTCCAGGAGCTGACCAACTTCTTCGAGCGCCGCGCCTCCGCGTACCAGGTGGCGGTCGAGGGCACGGTCGCCTTCGACGACGACTTCTGA
- a CDS encoding ribonucleoside-diphosphate reductase subunit alpha translates to MTIAPADLESGPVSANAEATGGPGTALLRTLTDLTADLPATDPGKVAAAALRGRHPGSDEAELRSLATEAAAGLIAEEPEYSRLAARLLTRAIADEAAGQGATSFSASVEVGHREGLIADETAAFVRTHAARLDALVDAALADGADDRFGYFGLRTLHSRYLLRHPIHRDVIETPQHFLLRVACGLAENHSEQALDDVAELYRLTSTLSYLPSSPTLFNSGTRHPQMSSCYLLDSPLDELDSIYDRYHQVARLSKHAGGIGLSYSRIRSRGSLIRGTNGHSNGIVPFLRTLDASVAAVNQGGRRKGAACVYLETWHADIEEFLELRDNTGEEARRTHNLNIAHWIPDEFMRRVEADADWSLFSPADTPDLVDLYGDEFDAAYRAYEAAGKAVKQIPARVLYARMMRTLAQTGNGWMTFKDAANRTANQTAEKGKVVHSSNLCTEILEVTDDGETAVCNLGSVNLAAHLGTDGEMDWEKLDRTVRTAVTFLDRVVDINFYPTEQAGNSNSRWRPVGLGLMGLQDVFFRLRLPFDSAEAKELSTRISERIMLAAYEASADLAERHGPHPAWSATRTARGVLHPDHYPNAVPGWADRWEALRARIGEVGMRNSLLLAIAPTATIASIAGVYECIEPQVSNLFKRETLSGEFLQVNTYLVEDLKKLGVWDRTTRDAMTDANGSIQDMKWIPQEVRDLYRTAWEIPQRFLIDMAAARTPYLDQSQSLNLFMASPTIGKLSSMYAYAWKQGIKTTYYLRSRPATRIARAASGGAAAPATIPVQQAAPDADAIACSLENPESCEACQ, encoded by the coding sequence GTGACCATCGCGCCCGCGGATCTAGAGTCAGGTCCCGTCTCAGCGAACGCGGAAGCGACCGGCGGCCCCGGGACCGCGCTGCTGCGGACCCTGACCGATCTCACCGCCGACCTTCCGGCCACCGACCCGGGCAAGGTCGCCGCCGCCGCGCTGCGCGGCCGGCACCCCGGTTCGGACGAGGCCGAGCTGCGGTCCCTCGCGACCGAGGCCGCGGCCGGGCTGATCGCCGAGGAGCCCGAGTACTCCCGGCTCGCCGCGCGGCTGCTCACCCGGGCCATCGCCGACGAGGCGGCCGGCCAGGGCGCGACCTCCTTCTCCGCCTCCGTCGAGGTCGGGCACCGCGAGGGCCTGATCGCCGACGAGACGGCCGCCTTCGTGCGGACGCACGCCGCCCGGCTGGACGCCCTCGTGGACGCCGCCCTCGCCGACGGCGCCGACGACCGCTTCGGCTACTTCGGCCTGCGCACCCTGCACAGCCGCTACCTGCTGCGCCACCCCATCCACCGCGACGTGATCGAGACCCCGCAGCACTTCCTGCTGCGCGTGGCCTGCGGTCTGGCCGAGAACCACTCGGAGCAGGCCCTGGACGACGTCGCGGAGCTGTACCGGCTGACCAGCACGCTGTCGTACCTGCCCTCCTCCCCCACGCTCTTCAACTCCGGCACCCGCCACCCGCAGATGTCGTCCTGCTACCTGCTGGACTCGCCGCTGGACGAGCTGGACTCGATCTACGACCGCTACCACCAGGTGGCGCGGCTGTCGAAGCACGCGGGCGGCATCGGCCTGTCCTACTCCCGCATCCGCTCCCGCGGCTCGCTCATCCGCGGCACCAACGGCCACTCCAACGGCATCGTGCCGTTCCTGCGGACGCTCGACGCCTCCGTCGCGGCCGTCAACCAGGGCGGCCGCCGCAAGGGCGCGGCCTGCGTCTACCTGGAGACCTGGCACGCGGACATCGAGGAGTTCCTGGAGCTCCGCGACAACACCGGTGAGGAGGCCCGCCGCACCCACAACCTCAACATCGCGCACTGGATCCCGGACGAGTTCATGCGCCGCGTCGAGGCGGACGCGGACTGGTCGCTGTTCTCCCCCGCGGACACCCCGGACCTGGTCGACCTCTACGGCGACGAGTTCGACGCCGCGTACCGCGCCTACGAGGCCGCGGGCAAGGCCGTCAAGCAGATCCCGGCCCGGGTGCTCTACGCCCGCATGATGCGCACCCTCGCGCAGACCGGCAACGGCTGGATGACGTTCAAGGACGCCGCCAACCGCACCGCCAACCAGACGGCCGAGAAGGGCAAGGTCGTCCACTCCTCGAACCTCTGCACCGAGATCCTCGAGGTCACCGACGACGGCGAGACCGCCGTCTGCAACCTCGGCTCGGTCAACCTCGCCGCCCACTTGGGCACCGACGGCGAGATGGACTGGGAGAAGCTCGACCGCACGGTCCGCACGGCCGTCACGTTCCTCGACCGCGTCGTGGACATCAACTTCTACCCGACCGAGCAGGCCGGCAACTCCAACAGCCGCTGGCGCCCGGTGGGCCTGGGCCTGATGGGTCTGCAGGACGTCTTCTTCCGCCTGCGCCTGCCCTTCGACTCCGCCGAGGCGAAGGAGCTGTCGACCCGGATCTCCGAGCGGATCATGCTCGCGGCGTACGAGGCGTCCGCCGACCTCGCCGAGCGGCACGGCCCGCACCCGGCCTGGTCCGCCACCCGCACCGCGCGCGGCGTGCTGCACCCCGACCACTACCCGAACGCCGTCCCCGGCTGGGCGGACCGCTGGGAGGCGCTGCGCGCGCGCATCGGCGAGGTCGGCATGCGCAACTCGCTGCTGCTGGCGATCGCCCCGACGGCGACCATCGCCTCCATCGCGGGCGTCTACGAGTGCATCGAGCCGCAGGTCTCCAACCTCTTCAAGCGCGAGACGCTCTCGGGTGAGTTCCTCCAGGTCAACACCTACCTGGTGGAGGACCTGAAGAAGCTCGGCGTGTGGGACCGCACGACCCGTGACGCCATGACCGACGCCAACGGCTCGATCCAGGACATGAAGTGGATCCCGCAGGAGGTGCGCGACCTGTACCGCACCGCCTGGGAGATCCCGCAGCGCTTCCTGATCGACATGGCCGCGGCCCGCACCCCGTACCTGGACCAGAGCCAGTCGCTGAACCTCTTCATGGCCTCGCCCACCATCGGCAAGCTCAGCTCGATGTACGCGTACGCCTGGAAGCAGGGCATCAAGACGACGTACTACCTGCGCTCGCGTCCGGCCACCCGGATCGCCCGCGCGGCGTCCGGCGGTGCCGCCGCCCCCGCCACCATCCCCGTGCAGCAGGCCGCGCCCGACGCGGACGCCATCGCCTGCTCCCTTGAGAACCCCGAGTCCTGCGAGGCCTGCCAGTAA
- the mctP gene encoding monocarboxylate uptake permease MctP, which produces MKDGVNGVALAVFIFFFLAVTVMGFMAAKWRRAENAENLDEWGLGGRSFGTWVTWFLLGGDLYTAYTFVAVPAAIYAGGAAGFFAVPYTILCYPLVFTFLPRLWSVAHRHGYVTSSDFVRGRFGSKGLSLALALTGILATMPYIALQLVGIQAVLDVMGVGGGADANWFVKDLPLLIAFGVLAAYTYSSGLRAPALIAFVKDALIYIVIVVAIIYIPIKLGGFDDIFAKAGEAFSAKNPATGKPRGSLVPGPDAQWAYATLAMGSAMALFLYPHSVTAVLSSRSRNVIRRNTTILPLYSLMLGLLAMLGFMAIAAGVKVKNGQLAIPQLFEDMFPDWFTGVAFAAIGIGALVPAAIMSIAAANLFTRNIYKDFLKPDATPAHEAKVSKLASLLVKVGALVFVLTMDKTVAINFQLLGGIWILQTVPALVGGLFTRWFHRWALLAGWAAGMAYGTWRAYDTPSATQDHFGNTNLIPLIGEKGYIGLTAFVLNVLVVVVLTFVLKAVGAPDGVDQTKPSDYTADAGDPGVERELPPATAGVPGGH; this is translated from the coding sequence ATGAAGGACGGCGTCAACGGCGTGGCACTCGCCGTGTTCATCTTCTTCTTCCTCGCGGTCACCGTCATGGGCTTCATGGCCGCGAAATGGCGGCGGGCCGAGAACGCGGAAAACCTCGACGAATGGGGCCTCGGCGGCCGTTCGTTCGGTACCTGGGTCACCTGGTTCCTGCTGGGCGGCGACCTCTATACCGCGTATACGTTCGTAGCCGTACCGGCCGCCATTTACGCGGGCGGCGCGGCCGGGTTCTTCGCGGTGCCGTACACGATCCTGTGCTATCCGCTGGTCTTCACCTTCCTCCCCCGCCTGTGGTCGGTCGCCCACCGGCACGGATACGTCACCTCCTCGGACTTCGTCCGGGGCCGGTTCGGCTCGAAGGGCCTCTCGCTCGCCCTGGCCCTGACCGGCATCCTCGCGACGATGCCGTACATCGCGCTGCAACTGGTGGGCATCCAGGCGGTGCTCGACGTCATGGGCGTCGGCGGCGGGGCGGACGCGAACTGGTTCGTCAAGGACCTTCCCCTGCTCATCGCCTTCGGCGTGCTCGCGGCGTACACCTACTCGTCCGGCCTGCGCGCACCGGCGCTGATCGCGTTCGTCAAGGACGCCCTGATCTACATCGTCATCGTGGTGGCGATCATCTACATCCCCATCAAACTGGGCGGATTCGACGACATCTTCGCGAAGGCGGGCGAGGCCTTCTCCGCAAAGAACCCGGCCACCGGCAAGCCGCGCGGCTCCCTCGTCCCCGGACCCGACGCCCAGTGGGCGTACGCCACGCTGGCCATGGGCTCCGCGATGGCCCTCTTCCTCTACCCCCACTCGGTGACGGCCGTCCTCTCCAGCAGGAGCCGCAACGTCATCCGCCGCAACACCACCATCCTCCCCCTCTACTCGCTCATGCTGGGCCTGCTGGCGATGCTGGGCTTCATGGCCATCGCGGCCGGGGTGAAGGTGAAGAACGGCCAGCTGGCGATCCCCCAGCTGTTCGAGGACATGTTCCCCGACTGGTTCACCGGCGTGGCCTTCGCGGCGATAGGCATCGGCGCGCTCGTCCCGGCGGCGATCATGTCGATCGCGGCGGCGAACCTCTTCACCCGCAACATCTACAAGGACTTCCTCAAGCCGGACGCGACGCCGGCGCACGAGGCGAAGGTGTCCAAGCTGGCCTCCCTGCTGGTGAAGGTGGGCGCGCTGGTCTTCGTCCTCACGATGGACAAAACAGTGGCCATCAATTTCCAGCTGCTGGGTGGCATCTGGATCCTCCAGACCGTCCCGGCCCTGGTGGGCGGGCTCTTCACGCGCTGGTTCCACCGCTGGGCGCTGCTGGCGGGCTGGGCGGCCGGCATGGCGTACGGGACCTGGCGGGCGTACGACACGCCGAGCGCGACCCAGGACCACTTCGGCAACACGAACCTGATCCCGCTGATCGGTGAGAAGGGATACATCGGTCTGACCGCCTTCGTCCTGAACGTCCTCGTGGTCGTCGTCCTCACCTTCGTCCTGAAGGCGGTGGGCGCCCCGGACGGCGTGGACCAGACGAAGCCGTCGGACTACACCGCCGACGCGGGCGACCCGGGCGTGGAGCGGGAGCTGCCCCCGGCGACGGCGGGGGTGCCGGGAGGCCACTGA
- a CDS encoding DUF3311 domain-containing protein: MSEPPEQPPADGRKPVVPVPLFVAGVCLAIPFVAMLWVGSYARVTPSFIGIPFFYWYQMLWVVISTLLTVIAYVLVRRHERTRGRGAGR, translated from the coding sequence ATGTCGGAACCACCCGAGCAACCACCCGCGGACGGCCGCAAACCGGTCGTGCCCGTTCCGCTGTTCGTCGCGGGCGTATGCCTCGCGATCCCCTTCGTGGCGATGCTGTGGGTCGGCTCCTATGCCCGGGTCACCCCGTCCTTTATAGGAATCCCCTTCTTCTACTGGTACCAGATGCTGTGGGTCGTCATATCGACCCTGCTCACGGTCATCGCCTACGTGCTCGTACGACGTCATGAGCGGACGCGCGGAAGGGGTGCGGGCCGATGA
- a CDS encoding GntR family transcriptional regulator — MATEGGTAESGASGGARTARVPKYYRLKRHLLEMTETMPPGTPVPPERTLAAEFDTSRTTVRQALQELVVEGRLERIQGKGTFVAKPKVSQALQLTSYTEDMRAQGLEPTSQLLDIGYVTADDRLARLLDITTGGRVLRIERLRLASGEPMAIETTHLSAKRFPALRRSLAKYTSLYTALAEVYGIHLAEAEETIETSLATPREAGLLGTDVGLPMLMLSRHSLDAEGKPVEWVRSVYRGDRYKFVARLRRPAE; from the coding sequence ATGGCGACCGAGGGCGGGACAGCGGAGAGCGGCGCTTCGGGCGGTGCGCGGACGGCGCGCGTTCCCAAGTATTACCGCCTCAAACGCCACTTGCTGGAAATGACCGAAACCATGCCCCCGGGCACCCCGGTCCCCCCGGAGCGCACGCTCGCCGCCGAGTTCGACACCTCGCGCACCACGGTGCGTCAGGCCCTCCAGGAACTGGTCGTCGAGGGGCGGCTGGAGCGCATCCAGGGCAAGGGGACCTTCGTCGCGAAGCCGAAGGTCTCCCAGGCGCTGCAACTGACCTCCTACACGGAGGACATGCGCGCCCAGGGCCTGGAGCCCACCTCCCAGCTCCTCGACATCGGCTACGTCACCGCCGACGACCGCCTCGCCCGGCTGCTGGACATCACCACGGGCGGCCGCGTCCTGCGCATCGAACGGCTGCGACTCGCCAGCGGCGAGCCCATGGCCATCGAGACCACCCATCTGTCGGCGAAGCGCTTCCCGGCCCTGCGCCGGAGCCTGGCGAAGTACACCTCGCTCTACACGGCCCTCGCCGAGGTGTACGGCATCCACCTCGCCGAGGCGGAGGAGACCATCGAGACGTCCCTGGCCACGCCCCGCGAGGCGGGCCTGCTGGGCACGGACGTGGGCCTGCCCATGCTCATGCTCTCCCGCCACTCGCTGGACGCGGAGGGCAAGCCGGTGGAGTGGGTCAGGTCGGTGTACCGGGGCGACCGGTACAAGTTCGTGGCCCGGCTGCGCCGCCCGGCCGAGTGA
- a CDS encoding extracellular solute-binding protein yields MKRGLIAATGVAAMLVSVAACGSSDSDKATDAGGSRGKTLTVWFMDGSNPAGWTDAVKTEFEQKTGAKLDIQIQKWDGIQQKLTTALSESTPPDVIEIGNTQTPSYAETGGLAELDDLKKEIGGDWTESLNKPSVFEGKQYAAPWWAANRVVVYNKKIWADAGITDVPRTRAEFFKDLEAIQSKGEAEPLYLPGQNWYFFDGLTIGAGADLVKKDGKKYVSNLGDPKVAKAMEVYKQYQSFSKAPKDKDEATPQQADVFAKGKTGAFIGMGWEADTAVKANPEIKKDIGYFTVPGESADKPEGVFLGGSNLAVAEGSKKKDLAKEFLKIALSDKNEGALAKEVGSIPNKDALLAHVKGNAVAEAAAPAAKSGGTTPLIPEWANVENAPNPIKAYMTAVLNGKSPEEAAKQVEADMNKRLSQKQ; encoded by the coding sequence GTGAAGCGTGGGCTCATAGCGGCGACGGGTGTCGCGGCCATGTTGGTGAGTGTTGCGGCCTGTGGGTCCAGCGACAGTGACAAGGCGACCGACGCCGGCGGTTCCCGGGGCAAGACCCTGACCGTCTGGTTCATGGATGGCTCGAATCCTGCGGGCTGGACGGACGCGGTCAAGACCGAGTTCGAACAGAAGACCGGGGCGAAGCTGGACATCCAGATCCAGAAGTGGGACGGCATCCAGCAGAAGCTGACCACCGCCCTCTCCGAGTCCACACCCCCGGACGTCATCGAGATCGGCAACACCCAGACCCCGTCCTACGCCGAGACCGGCGGCCTCGCGGAGCTCGACGACCTGAAGAAGGAGATCGGCGGGGACTGGACCGAGTCCCTCAACAAGCCGTCCGTCTTCGAGGGCAAGCAGTACGCCGCCCCCTGGTGGGCGGCCAACCGCGTCGTCGTCTACAACAAGAAGATCTGGGCCGACGCGGGCATCACGGACGTCCCCAGGACCCGGGCCGAGTTCTTCAAGGACCTCGAAGCGATTCAGAGCAAGGGCGAGGCCGAGCCCCTCTACCTCCCGGGCCAGAACTGGTACTTCTTCGACGGCCTGACCATCGGCGCCGGCGCCGACCTGGTGAAGAAGGACGGCAAGAAGTACGTCTCCAACCTCGGCGACCCGAAGGTCGCCAAGGCCATGGAGGTCTACAAGCAGTACCAGTCCTTCAGCAAGGCCCCCAAGGACAAGGACGAGGCCACCCCGCAGCAGGCGGACGTCTTCGCCAAGGGGAAGACCGGCGCGTTCATCGGCATGGGCTGGGAGGCCGACACCGCGGTCAAGGCCAACCCGGAGATCAAGAAGGACATCGGCTACTTCACCGTCCCCGGTGAGAGCGCCGACAAGCCCGAGGGCGTGTTCCTCGGCGGCTCCAACCTCGCCGTCGCCGAGGGCAGCAAGAAGAAGGACCTCGCCAAGGAGTTCCTGAAGATCGCGCTGTCCGACAAGAACGAGGGCGCGCTGGCCAAGGAGGTCGGCTCCATCCCCAACAAGGACGCCCTGCTGGCCCACGTGAAGGGCAACGCCGTCGCCGAGGCCGCCGCGCCCGCCGCCAAGAGCGGCGGCACCACGCCGCTGATCCCCGAATGGGCCAACGTCGAGAACGCGCCCAACCCGATCAAGGCCTACATGACGGCCGTCCTGAACGGCAAGTCCCCCGAGGAAGCCGCCAAGCAGGTCGAGGCCGACATGAACAAGCGCCTCAGCCAGAAGCAGTGA
- a CDS encoding carbohydrate ABC transporter permease → MSAQTEEATAAPPAPTTGKGGAPPPRPGRTRAGRAVPYVLILPAAALLVLLGWTMVKNGLLSFQNLNRRQLIRHVTEWTGAGNYRDALGSAEFWGVTGRSVVFTAANVVLIMVLGCLIGLLLARLGTKTRLLLSLGLLLPWAMPVVAATTVFQWLFDQRYGIVNHLLDQAGWHSMAGYNWTGDQLSTFFVITVLIVWQSIPFVAINLYAATTTIPTELYEAASLDGAGTWKQFTSVTFPFLKPFFLATTFLEVIWVFKAFTQVFAINEGGPDRLTETLPVYAFTEGIGSQHFGMGAAISILTIVMLLVLTAYYLRLVLKQEEDEL, encoded by the coding sequence ATGTCAGCGCAGACCGAAGAGGCGACGGCCGCCCCGCCGGCGCCGACGACCGGCAAGGGGGGCGCCCCGCCGCCCCGCCCGGGCCGCACACGGGCCGGACGCGCCGTCCCGTACGTGCTGATCCTCCCCGCCGCCGCCCTCCTCGTGCTGCTGGGCTGGACGATGGTGAAGAACGGCCTGCTGTCGTTCCAGAACCTCAACCGGCGCCAGCTCATCCGGCACGTCACCGAGTGGACGGGCGCAGGCAACTACCGGGACGCCCTCGGCAGCGCGGAGTTCTGGGGCGTCACCGGCCGGTCCGTCGTCTTCACCGCCGCCAACGTCGTCCTGATCATGGTGCTGGGCTGCCTCATCGGCCTGCTGCTCGCCCGGCTCGGCACGAAGACGCGCCTGCTGCTCTCGCTCGGCCTCCTCCTCCCCTGGGCCATGCCCGTCGTCGCCGCGACCACCGTCTTCCAATGGCTGTTCGACCAGCGCTACGGCATCGTCAACCACCTGCTGGACCAGGCCGGCTGGCACTCCATGGCCGGCTACAACTGGACCGGCGACCAGCTGTCGACGTTCTTCGTCATCACCGTGCTGATCGTCTGGCAGTCGATCCCCTTCGTGGCGATCAACCTCTACGCCGCCACGACCACGATCCCCACGGAGCTGTACGAGGCGGCCTCGCTGGACGGCGCGGGCACCTGGAAGCAGTTCACCTCCGTGACCTTCCCCTTCCTGAAGCCCTTCTTCCTCGCCACCACCTTCCTTGAGGTCATCTGGGTCTTCAAGGCGTTCACCCAGGTCTTCGCGATCAACGAGGGCGGCCCCGACCGGCTCACCGAGACGCTGCCCGTCTACGCCTTCACCGAGGGCATCGGCAGCCAGCACTTCGGCATGGGCGCCGCGATCTCCATCCTGACCATCGTGATGCTGCTGGTCCTGACCGCCTACTACCTGCGCCTTGTGCTCAAGCAAGAGGAGGACGAGCTGTGA
- a CDS encoding carbohydrate ABC transporter permease, with amino-acid sequence MLGRVWPGATAVVLFVVFAFPVYWMFATALKPTPDIVSETPVWFPTSPTFEHFTKAVDADGFWTFVGNSLTVTLVAVGLSLVIALLASFAVARMRFKGRKSFILVMMMAQMAPWEVMTIAYYMIVRDADMLNSLPPLIAIYTVMVLPFTVLTLRGYVAAVPKELEESAMVDGCTRTQAFLKVIFPLLAPGLMATSLFGFITVWNEFPMVLILNKDAGSQTLPLWLTGFRTTFGDDWGATMAASSLFAVPILILFVILQRKAVGGLTSGAVKG; translated from the coding sequence CTGCTCGGTCGCGTCTGGCCGGGGGCGACGGCGGTCGTCCTCTTCGTCGTCTTCGCGTTCCCCGTCTACTGGATGTTCGCCACGGCCCTCAAGCCCACCCCGGACATCGTCAGCGAGACCCCCGTCTGGTTCCCCACCAGCCCCACCTTCGAGCACTTCACCAAGGCCGTGGACGCCGACGGCTTCTGGACGTTCGTCGGCAACTCCCTGACCGTCACCCTGGTCGCCGTCGGGCTCTCGCTCGTCATCGCGCTGCTCGCGTCGTTCGCCGTCGCCCGCATGCGCTTCAAGGGCCGCAAGAGCTTCATCCTGGTCATGATGATGGCCCAGATGGCCCCCTGGGAGGTCATGACCATCGCCTACTACATGATCGTGCGCGACGCGGACATGCTCAACAGCCTGCCGCCCCTCATCGCCATCTACACGGTCATGGTGCTGCCCTTCACCGTCCTGACGCTGCGCGGCTACGTCGCCGCCGTGCCCAAGGAGCTGGAGGAGTCCGCGATGGTCGACGGCTGCACCCGCACCCAGGCGTTCCTCAAGGTGATCTTCCCGTTGCTCGCGCCCGGCCTGATGGCCACGTCGCTGTTCGGATTCATCACCGTCTGGAACGAGTTCCCGATGGTCCTGATCCTCAACAAGGACGCCGGGTCCCAGACCCTGCCCCTCTGGCTCACCGGCTTCCGCACCACCTTCGGCGACGACTGGGGCGCCACCATGGCCGCCTCGTCGCTCTTCGCCGTACCGATCCTCATCCTCTTCGTGATCCTCCAACGCAAGGCGGTCGGCGGCCTCACGTCCGGCGCGGTGAAGGGCTAG